A window from Primulina huaijiensis isolate GDHJ02 chromosome 11, ASM1229523v2, whole genome shotgun sequence encodes these proteins:
- the LOC140988885 gene encoding elicitor-responsive protein 3-like, translating to MSISGIQGQPLEVTVVACTKLKDTEWISRQDPYVCVEYASTKFRTRTCTDGGKNPTFQEKFVLTLIEGLREINVSVWNSNTLTYDDFIGSGKILFQKVLSNGYDDSSWPLQDKKGRHAGEIKLIMHYSTANKPAKTPAPSAPPYPGMPAPQAPHYPAHVPPYPPTSIPEPASYQSYPPNPTGYPPSPYHQPVTYPPIYPPGPSPSLYPPPPHIPHHHPPGLYPRPPYPPPPY from the exons ATGTCGATTTCTGGAATCCAAGGTCAACCCCTGGAAGTCACCG TTGTTGCTTGTACCAAGTTGAAAGATACTGAATGGATTTCGAGGCAAGATCCCTACGTCTGTGTCGAATATGCTAGCACCAAGTTTCGTACTCGTACTTGTACAG ATGGAGGGAAAAATCCGACTTTTCAAGAGAAATTCGTGCTTACGTTGATAGAAGGTTTGCGGGAGATCAATGTTTCTGTATGGAACAGCAATACTCTGACTTATGATGATTTTATCGGCAGCggaaa GATTCTGTTTCAGAAAGTTCTATCCAATGGTTATGACGACAGCTCATGGCCTCTTCAGGACAAGAAAGGCAG GCATGCTGGAGAAATTAAGTTAATAATGCACTATTCTACTGCCAAT AAACCAGCCAAAACCCCGGCACCATCAGCTCCTCCTTACCCAGGTATGCCAGCACCTCAAGCCCCTCATTACCCTGCACATGTGCCACCATATCCTCCAACAAGTATCCCAGAACCAGCTTCTTATCAATCTTACCCTCCTAATCCAACGGGATATCCCCCATCCCCGTATCATCAACCCGTTACTTATCCTCCAATTTATCCCCCTGGGCCATCACCTTCGCTGTATCCTCCACCACCGCACATTCCACATCATCATCCTCCTG GGTTGTATCCTCGGCCACCTTATCCACCACCACCTTACTAA
- the LOC140988936 gene encoding uncharacterized protein At4g06744-like, with translation MKFYFAFVLVNFLCHVSCFHNVTNDQIVGNSREALEIIIGGGGGCSGCDSPPPPLPPLPCPPPSSPPPLQFESKRLELVYPVIQNFKKKIKHDPFGITNTWVGPDICNKYKGFVCDVLLDYKEKALAGVTFNGFNFDGPQLTLDGFIDQLPDIIVFHANSNNFKGTIPSKISKLKYLFELDLSNNKYTCEFPYQVLGDTKLTFLDLRFNSFSGLVPPQLFMLDVDVLFINNNYFNQQLPDNLGSTPALYITLANNNFTGPIPVSIGQASKTLIEILLLNNQLSGCLPHEIGLLEKMTLFDASLNGLTGPIPQSFARLNQIQILNLAQNKLCGPVPDLVCKLPNLGNFTLSYNYFTEVGPECLKLIKENVLDVRMNCISGLPCQRSEAECHVFLSKAKSCGDERYFNQIPSTSNGVFHQSSRYVGVGRVESKRSYDALNPHRL, from the coding sequence ATGAAGTTCTATTTTGCTTTCGTCTTGGTCAATTTTTTGTGTCACGTAAGTTGCTTTCACAATGTTACCAATGATCAAATTGTGGGAAATAGTAGGGAAGCATTGGAGATCATCattggcggcggcggcggctgcAGTGGATGTGACTCTCCTCCTCCGCCACTGCCACCGCTTCCGTGTCCTCCTCCATCATCACCTCCCCCTCTCCAGTTTGAAAGCAAGCGACTCGAATTAGTATACCCTGTAAtacaaaatttcaagaaaaagatCAAACACGACCCGTTCGGCATCACCAATACATGGGTCGGCCCGGATATTTGCAACAAATACAAAGGCTTCGTTTGCGACGTCCTCCTCGATTATAAAGAGAAGGCTCTCGCCGGAGTGACGTTCAACGGCTTCAACTTCGACGGCCCTCAACTCACCCTGGATGGATTCATCGATCAACTTCCGGATATAATCGTTTTCCATGCAAATTCCAACAATTTCAAGGGTACAATTCCTTCCAAAATTTCCAAGCTCAAGTACTTATTTGAACTTGATCTGAGCAATAACAAGTACACTTGTGAGTTTCCATATCAAGTACTTGGTGACACCAAGTTAACTTTCTTGGATCTTCGGTTCAACAGTTTCTCGGGCTTGGTTCCGCCCCAACTTTTCATGCTAGATGTCGACGTGCTCTTCATCAATAACAATTATTTCAATCAGCAACTGCCTGATAATTTGGGCTCGACTCCGGCTCTCTACATAACCCTAGCCAACAACAACTTCACCGGCCCGATCCCGGTAAGCATCGGCCAAGCATCCAAGACTTTGATTGAGATTCTCTTACTTAACAACCAACTATCTGGATGTCTACCACACGAAATCGGGCTTCTAGAAAAGATGACACTCTTTGACGCGAGCCTTAACGGTTTGACCGGCCCAATTCCTCAATCTTTTGCACGCTTGAATCAGATACAGATTTTGAACTTGGCGCAGAACAAGTTATGCGGGCCTGTTCCGGATCTTGTTTGCAAACTGCCCAATTTGGGAAACTTCACATTGTCCTACAATTATTTTACAGAGGTAGGCCCGGAATGTTTGAAATTGATCAAAGAAAACGTGCTTGATGTGAGAATGAATTGCATATCGGGCTTGCCGTGCCAGAGATCAGAAGCAGAATGTCATGTTTTCTTATCCAAAGCCAAATCTTGTGGTGATGAAAGATATTTCAATCAGATTCCCAGTACTAGTAATGGTGTTTTTCATCAGTCATCACGCTATGTTGGTGTGGGTCGAGTCGAATCGAAACGATCATATGATGCTTTGAATCCCCATCGATTGTAA